In a single window of the Desulfovibrio mangrovi genome:
- a CDS encoding diguanylate cyclase domain-containing protein, with protein MIARRTLKELKLYAIPPVAHDAQVSTIADILIEQKTSSIPIALSNGSFVAVSAKTLLNHAPDDSLSFEHADMNDIVMADASDTILAHLTCTNIQRDTLIVVTENGSPIGYTQITSIIAQLFSSELCYTEHLLSSEKHEIVHRDESIYTAHKKLFNTHSRIAIVVDDNGHTEGIVTDRLISSLIEQGCDIWHTKTSEVALDTQVLPRKDCLHLFLSSFLLKPIDIAVVTNAEGSPIGTLSREDILTGYCECPIRQSASLTDATVPAPEVSKGRAAFLEKVLAHTFKTGIIGTDEHLGIIYFNSAAGEFLDKPEQLRLGNPIWIISDACNISRHELLEALKNARAGNEQVINSWLNIDGEKRYVQYRINIVPSSEGLAGYVLTIQDTTSQKHAEANIRKLAYYDKLTQLPNRLLFEERIQQEIKRCKRTQSRFTFMIMDLNGFKEVNDTFGHHVGDMLLSQVGNRLERAIRASDTVARYGGDEFIFLLPEVGSPESAQTFTDKIQRMTNQPYMIDEHEIQITASLGFAIFPDDGESYEELLKFADAMMYRNKRAC; from the coding sequence ATGATAGCCAGAAGAACACTAAAAGAATTAAAGCTTTACGCCATCCCACCTGTTGCTCACGATGCTCAGGTAAGTACCATTGCTGACATTCTCATCGAGCAGAAGACATCCTCCATTCCCATAGCTCTCAGCAATGGCAGTTTTGTTGCAGTTTCCGCAAAGACGCTTCTCAATCATGCACCAGACGATTCATTGTCCTTTGAACATGCAGATATGAATGACATTGTCATGGCTGATGCGTCAGACACCATACTGGCTCATCTGACATGTACAAACATTCAGAGAGACACATTGATTGTTGTAACCGAAAACGGCTCTCCTATCGGCTACACACAAATAACTTCAATAATAGCGCAGTTATTTTCCAGTGAACTGTGCTACACAGAGCATCTTCTCTCGTCTGAAAAGCATGAAATCGTCCATCGAGACGAGAGCATATACACAGCCCACAAGAAGCTCTTCAACACACATAGCCGAATCGCAATTGTCGTAGATGACAACGGTCACACCGAAGGAATTGTGACTGACAGATTAATCAGCTCCCTCATTGAACAGGGCTGCGACATCTGGCACACGAAAACCTCGGAAGTCGCTCTGGACACTCAGGTGCTCCCGAGAAAAGACTGCCTGCACCTTTTCCTTTCCTCATTCCTTTTAAAACCCATTGATATCGCTGTGGTTACCAATGCTGAGGGCAGTCCGATCGGCACCCTCTCCCGCGAGGATATACTTACCGGTTATTGCGAATGCCCCATACGGCAATCGGCCAGCCTGACGGACGCCACCGTCCCCGCTCCCGAAGTCAGCAAAGGCAGAGCTGCGTTTCTTGAAAAAGTTCTCGCACATACGTTCAAGACTGGCATCATCGGGACCGACGAGCATCTGGGCATCATCTACTTCAATTCGGCTGCAGGCGAATTTCTGGACAAGCCCGAGCAATTGCGGCTGGGCAACCCCATCTGGATCATCTCGGACGCCTGCAATATCTCACGCCACGAATTGCTGGAGGCACTGAAAAACGCCAGAGCGGGCAACGAGCAGGTCATTAACTCCTGGCTCAACATAGACGGGGAAAAACGCTACGTGCAGTATCGCATCAACATTGTACCCAGCAGCGAGGGGCTGGCAGGCTACGTTCTGACCATTCAGGACACAACTTCGCAGAAACATGCTGAAGCCAACATCCGCAAGCTTGCGTATTACGACAAACTCACGCAACTTCCCAACCGCCTTCTCTTCGAAGAACGAATCCAGCAGGAGATAAAACGCTGCAAACGCACGCAATCACGGTTCACGTTCATGATCATGGACCTAAATGGGTTCAAGGAGGTCAACGACACGTTTGGACACCATGTGGGAGACATGCTGCTGAGTCAGGTAGGCAACAGACTGGAACGGGCGATCCGAGCCTCGGACACCGTTGCCAGATACGGCGGAGACGAATTCATCTTCCTGCTGCCGGAAGTTGGCTCCCCTGAGAGCGCCCAGACATTTACAGACAAGATTCAGCGCATGACGAACCAGCCATACATGATTGACGAACACGAAATTCAGATAACCGCATCATTGGGGTTCGCCATATTTCCGGACGACGGTGAAAGTTACGAAGAATTGCTAAAATTTGCCGATGCAATGATGTATCGCAACAAACGTGCATGTTAG
- a CDS encoding PilZ domain-containing protein, translating to MSRSVTICFDLSADEHRVLQFLAQSEGLSSGGYARNVIKRYLKESEGSEGIGRERRRDFRQQVSIPAVSLVNYSDNVSKSHPVIIKDISKSGVNIIFSEMDIPLRDLLRSAKGFELVFTVPVSGATVALSCKVSRTTFGASVSMAGEFCNATHHEVTALAPIFQ from the coding sequence ATGAGCCGTTCAGTAACAATATGCTTTGACTTGTCGGCGGACGAACACAGGGTGCTGCAATTTTTAGCCCAATCAGAGGGACTCTCTTCTGGCGGATACGCGCGTAATGTGATCAAACGGTACTTGAAGGAATCTGAAGGAAGCGAAGGTATCGGCCGGGAAAGGAGAAGAGATTTCAGGCAGCAAGTTTCTATTCCTGCAGTATCTCTTGTAAATTATTCCGACAATGTGTCGAAAAGTCATCCCGTGATAATCAAGGACATCTCAAAGAGCGGTGTGAATATCATATTCTCCGAGATGGACATTCCATTGCGTGACCTATTGCGGTCTGCAAAGGGATTTGAACTTGTTTTTACAGTACCGGTGTCCGGCGCGACCGTTGCCCTGTCATGTAAGGTAAGTCGAACAACCTTCGGGGCAAGTGTTTCCATGGCCGGTGAATTCTGCAACGCAACGCACCATGAGGTTACGGCTCTGGCTCCAATATTCCAGTAG
- the eno gene encoding phosphopyruvate hydratase, giving the protein MSRIKTVWAREILDSRGNPTVEVEVHLESGHMGLAAVPSGASTGTREALELRDGDANRYNGKGVQTAVGNITGPIADAITGMDGLDQVGVDAAMIELDGTENKNRLGANAMLGVSMACARAAASMLGLPLYRYLGGTNGKKLPRAMMNVINGGAHAPNNLDIQEFMIMPMHAESFAEALRMGTETFHALKKILDKDGMVTSVGDEGGFAPNLKNHAAAFEYLIRAIEAAGYEPGREIAIAIDVAASEFRKNGKYVLAGEGKEFSAAELTDFYKDLCSRFPLISIEDGLAEDDWEGFAHLTRELGNDIQLVGDDLFVTNPKILAEGISKGICNAILIKLNQIGTVTETLDTIEMAKEASYKTVISHRSGETSDHFIADLAVAVNAGQIKTGSLCRSDRISKYNQLLRIEEGLRRTHR; this is encoded by the coding sequence ATGAGCAGAATCAAGACAGTATGGGCACGCGAAATACTGGACTCACGCGGCAACCCCACGGTTGAAGTGGAAGTCCATCTTGAATCCGGCCACATGGGCCTTGCGGCAGTTCCCTCCGGCGCATCCACCGGAACCCGCGAAGCACTCGAACTCCGTGACGGTGACGCGAACCGCTACAACGGCAAGGGCGTCCAGACGGCCGTGGGCAACATCACGGGCCCCATTGCCGATGCCATTACCGGCATGGACGGTCTTGATCAGGTTGGCGTAGACGCTGCCATGATCGAACTGGACGGCACCGAGAACAAGAACAGACTCGGCGCCAACGCCATGCTCGGCGTTTCCATGGCCTGTGCTCGTGCAGCCGCAAGCATGCTGGGCCTTCCCCTTTACCGTTACCTTGGCGGCACCAACGGCAAGAAACTGCCCCGCGCCATGATGAACGTCATCAACGGCGGCGCACACGCGCCGAACAATCTGGATATACAGGAATTCATGATTATGCCCATGCATGCGGAGAGCTTTGCCGAAGCCCTGCGCATGGGAACGGAAACCTTCCATGCCCTGAAGAAGATTCTGGACAAGGACGGCATGGTAACCTCCGTAGGCGACGAAGGCGGTTTTGCCCCGAACCTGAAGAACCATGCAGCGGCTTTCGAATATCTGATCCGCGCCATTGAAGCTGCAGGCTACGAACCCGGCCGCGAGATTGCCATTGCCATCGACGTGGCAGCCAGCGAATTCCGCAAGAATGGCAAGTACGTATTGGCCGGCGAAGGTAAGGAGTTCTCTGCAGCAGAGCTGACCGACTTCTATAAGGATCTCTGCTCCAGATTCCCCCTCATTTCCATTGAAGACGGCCTTGCCGAAGATGACTGGGAGGGCTTTGCCCACCTGACCCGCGAACTGGGCAATGACATTCAGCTGGTCGGCGATGACCTGTTTGTCACCAACCCCAAGATTCTTGCAGAAGGCATCTCCAAAGGCATCTGCAACGCCATTCTCATCAAGCTGAATCAGATCGGTACGGTAACCGAGACGCTGGATACCATCGAAATGGCCAAGGAAGCATCCTACAAGACCGTCATTTCGCACCGCTCCGGCGAAACGTCCGACCACTTCATTGCCGACCTTGCAGTGGCCGTCAACGCAGGCCAGATCAAGACCGGCAGCCTCTGCCGTTCAGACCGGATTTCCAAATACAACCAACTTCTGCGGATTGAGGAAGGGTTGCGACGGACTCATCGCTAG
- the pyk gene encoding pyruvate kinase — MKTKIIATLGPASANKDIMRAMVENGVRIFRLNFSHSNADGFVQALGLIRDLEQELDMPLTAMGDLCGPKTRIGAIAESPKRITKGEPVLLGLPAEEASANGKVFLPLDFPELLIGLEEGMRVVLADGLLQFKVAKVLVKDRLFELEAGNEGTLTSNKGITFPGKFHPVAALTEKDRKDVREGLALGLDAFAMSFVQTAQDIRDLIDEMEHCGKRVPIIAKIERQNAVDNLESLLELADGLMVARGDLALECPLAEVPTIQKRIIRACRHAQKPVIVATQMMLSMVNNVVPTRAEASDVTNAMVDGADCVMLSEETAIGANPLEVVKTIREISVSAEGYFHERAQTPWMPREGSNNGKHMAYASCLLAQNFNSRALVCHTESGLTARNISSRRPLHDVFALSPNISTVKALNFAWGITPVLCTEEEARHTTRLKNFVLGSPKFDNGDVVVLSTHSADLRLPEPRTNKIEVFQK; from the coding sequence ATGAAAACCAAAATCATTGCCACCCTCGGCCCCGCTTCCGCCAACAAGGACATCATGCGGGCGATGGTTGAAAACGGTGTACGCATCTTCCGGCTCAACTTCTCACATTCCAACGCAGACGGTTTTGTACAGGCGCTGGGCCTGATCCGCGATCTGGAGCAGGAGCTGGACATGCCCCTCACGGCCATGGGCGACCTGTGCGGTCCCAAGACCCGCATCGGCGCTATTGCAGAATCGCCGAAACGCATCACCAAGGGTGAACCCGTACTGCTGGGCCTACCTGCGGAAGAGGCATCTGCAAACGGCAAGGTGTTTCTCCCGCTGGACTTCCCCGAACTGCTGATAGGACTTGAGGAAGGCATGCGCGTCGTCCTTGCAGACGGCCTGCTGCAGTTCAAGGTAGCCAAAGTGCTTGTCAAAGACAGGCTGTTCGAACTTGAAGCCGGAAATGAAGGCACGCTGACGTCCAACAAGGGCATCACCTTCCCCGGCAAGTTCCACCCCGTGGCCGCCCTAACGGAGAAGGACCGCAAGGATGTTCGCGAAGGCCTTGCACTCGGCTTGGACGCATTTGCCATGTCCTTCGTACAGACGGCACAGGACATCCGCGATCTCATTGACGAGATGGAACATTGCGGCAAGCGGGTTCCCATCATCGCAAAGATTGAACGGCAGAACGCCGTGGACAATCTTGAATCCCTGCTGGAACTGGCTGACGGCCTGATGGTGGCTCGCGGCGACCTCGCTCTGGAATGCCCGCTGGCTGAGGTGCCCACCATCCAGAAGCGAATCATCCGCGCCTGCCGCCACGCACAGAAGCCGGTCATCGTTGCGACCCAGATGATGCTCTCCATGGTCAACAACGTGGTTCCCACCCGTGCAGAGGCGTCCGACGTCACCAACGCCATGGTGGACGGTGCGGACTGCGTGATGCTTTCCGAAGAAACCGCCATCGGGGCCAACCCGCTGGAAGTTGTCAAAACCATCCGTGAAATATCCGTATCGGCCGAAGGCTACTTCCATGAACGGGCACAAACCCCCTGGATGCCGCGTGAAGGTTCCAACAACGGCAAGCACATGGCCTACGCCTCCTGCCTGCTGGCGCAAAACTTCAACAGCAGGGCGCTGGTCTGTCATACGGAAAGCGGCCTGACTGCGCGCAACATCTCCAGCCGCCGCCCCCTGCACGATGTGTTCGCCCTTTCTCCCAATATCTCCACGGTGAAGGCGCTCAACTTTGCATGGGGCATCACGCCGGTGCTGTGCACGGAGGAAGAGGCGCGTCATACCACCCGCCTGAAGAACTTTGTGCTGGGCTCGCCCAAATTCGACAATGGCGACGTGGTAGTTCTGAGCACGCACTCCGCAGACCTCAGACTCCCCGAACCCCGTACCAACAAGATTGAAGTATTCCAGAAATAG
- a CDS encoding inorganic phosphate transporter, which translates to MSLFFLSSGMFLGWSLGANDAANVFGTAVGSRMVKFHTAAICCSIFVLLGAVISGAGASETLGKLGAVNALAGAFVVAFSAAASVYMMIRLRYPASTSQAIVGAILGWNFFSNTPTDTFELTRIVMTWVACPTLAAITAIIFYKLAGFLIPFCKISLFRLDKWTRNGLILVGAFGSYSLGANNIANVVGVFVPVSPFGDVTLFGLLPLTSAQLLFLIGGIAIAVGVFTYSRHTMQTVGGGIFKLSPVMALVAVWAHSLVLFLFSSQSLEAFLRDMGLPTLPLVPVSSSQAIVGAVVGMGLLKGGRGIRWKTVGGIACGWVTTPVIAGIVSFICLSVLQNVFMQTVYDGSKIAQKQPAIIETIAPAAAPGHELPAVLLQQGAEPRS; encoded by the coding sequence GTGTCTCTCTTCTTTCTTTCTAGCGGCATGTTTCTGGGCTGGTCCCTGGGGGCGAACGACGCTGCCAACGTATTCGGCACCGCCGTGGGCTCACGGATGGTCAAGTTCCATACCGCAGCCATATGCTGCAGCATCTTCGTGCTGCTGGGTGCTGTCATCAGCGGGGCGGGTGCTTCCGAAACCCTCGGAAAACTCGGCGCGGTAAACGCTCTTGCCGGAGCCTTCGTTGTTGCCTTTTCCGCAGCGGCCAGCGTGTACATGATGATACGCCTGCGCTACCCCGCCTCCACATCGCAGGCTATCGTGGGGGCCATTCTGGGCTGGAACTTCTTCTCCAACACCCCCACGGACACCTTTGAGCTGACCAGAATCGTCATGACCTGGGTTGCCTGCCCGACACTGGCGGCCATAACGGCCATCATCTTTTACAAGCTGGCGGGCTTTCTCATTCCGTTCTGCAAGATCAGTCTGTTCAGGCTCGACAAATGGACCCGCAACGGACTGATTCTGGTAGGCGCATTCGGCTCCTATTCACTGGGGGCGAACAACATCGCCAATGTTGTGGGCGTTTTTGTTCCCGTTTCCCCCTTCGGCGACGTGACGTTGTTCGGACTGCTGCCGCTTACCTCCGCCCAGTTACTCTTTCTTATCGGCGGCATAGCCATTGCCGTGGGAGTGTTCACCTATTCCAGACACACCATGCAGACTGTGGGAGGAGGCATATTCAAGCTCTCGCCGGTCATGGCTCTGGTTGCCGTTTGGGCGCACTCCCTTGTGCTGTTTCTGTTCTCCTCGCAAAGCCTTGAAGCATTCCTCAGAGACATGGGCCTGCCCACGCTGCCTCTGGTTCCCGTTTCCAGCTCCCAGGCGATTGTCGGCGCGGTCGTCGGCATGGGGCTGCTCAAGGGAGGCCGCGGCATCCGGTGGAAAACCGTGGGCGGCATTGCCTGCGGCTGGGTAACCACTCCGGTCATCGCAGGCATTGTCAGCTTCATCTGTCTCTCGGTTCTGCAGAACGTTTTCATGCAGACCGTGTACGACGGCAGCAAGATAGCCCAGAAACAGCCTGCCATCATTGAAACCATTGCCCCTGCCGCTGCCCCCGGGCACGAACTGCCTGCCGTATTGCTCCAGCAGGGCGCAGAACCTCGTTCATGA
- a CDS encoding DUF47 domain-containing protein encodes MSYGGILRKKIGIEHKVDAFLDLVSESGMIYRRGVESYTSNDLEAFKSHLDQIVDTERQADVLRRSIEDLLYRRTLIPESRGDVLRLIEGMDSLLGHFKGSMFRFEIERPRMRESLVKDLTELVHCVVEAVEAVTCSIRSFFKNILAVSDHLHKVSYWEAEADKLSTKLQTAIFRSENLELCESLQLSAFVRHVDAIADQAEDMADSLAIYVLKRAF; translated from the coding sequence ATGTCTTACGGTGGAATTTTACGGAAAAAAATCGGCATCGAACACAAGGTGGATGCATTTCTCGATCTGGTCAGCGAATCAGGCATGATCTACAGACGCGGCGTCGAGTCATACACATCCAACGACCTTGAAGCCTTCAAGTCGCACCTCGACCAGATCGTAGATACGGAGCGTCAGGCGGACGTACTGCGCCGCTCCATCGAAGATCTGCTCTACAGGCGCACCCTCATTCCCGAATCGCGCGGCGACGTACTCCGCCTCATTGAAGGCATGGACTCGCTGCTCGGGCACTTCAAGGGTTCCATGTTCCGTTTTGAAATCGAACGGCCGCGTATGCGCGAAAGCCTCGTGAAAGACCTCACCGAGCTCGTGCATTGCGTTGTGGAAGCCGTGGAAGCTGTCACCTGCTCCATCCGCTCCTTCTTCAAGAACATTCTGGCGGTGTCGGATCACCTGCACAAGGTCTCGTACTGGGAGGCCGAAGCGGACAAGCTTTCAACCAAACTGCAGACCGCCATTTTCAGATCGGAAAACCTCGAACTGTGCGAAAGCCTCCAGTTGAGCGCCTTCGTCCGCCACGTGGACGCCATTGCGGATCAGGCTGAAGACATGGCCGACAGCCTCGCCATCTACGTTCTCAAGCGCGCGTTCTAG
- a CDS encoding tripartite tricarboxylate transporter permease — MMILDSLYALMDPAAIFAIVIGTISGVVVGGMPGLTATMAVALLIPVTFTLEPLIGLVLMGGVYCGAMYGGSIPAILLRTPGTPAAVATAMEGYPLTQQGRAGLALRVSVISSFWGGTFSTFILLIMAPVLAIFALSFGPPEYFLLALLGLAGIVSMADEESGLIKSIISGLLGLIIAVVGTDPISGMLRYTAGMTDLFEGVAFMPALIGMFSIAQMLALTGKKSVVESSADVGEIKKEPMPKGLWKFIGLGSITGTIVGILPGEGATIAAFLSYNVAKRRSKNEQLFGKGNPEGIAAAEAGNNGCVGGSLVPTLTLGIPGNSVAAALLGGLLVHGLIPGPELFTKHGTMTYAFILSLFLANIVFLILGLYMAPRFAKISRTPVELLIPAVCLFSVLGSYAIHNSVLDIYLCLLFGVGAIILKKTGFSLGALILGLILGPIAETGFAQALIMGRGSYAIFFASPQAIALWILTLLLLVPPLINIVKKHRATAA; from the coding sequence ATGATGATTCTCGATTCTCTGTATGCACTCATGGACCCGGCTGCGATCTTTGCCATTGTCATCGGCACGATCTCCGGCGTTGTGGTCGGCGGCATGCCAGGCCTCACTGCCACCATGGCCGTGGCGCTGCTCATTCCGGTAACCTTTACCCTTGAACCGCTGATCGGCCTTGTGCTCATGGGTGGCGTTTACTGCGGCGCCATGTATGGCGGTTCCATTCCGGCCATTCTGTTGCGCACGCCGGGAACACCTGCGGCTGTTGCCACCGCCATGGAAGGATATCCGCTCACCCAGCAGGGACGTGCCGGTCTTGCGCTGCGTGTTTCGGTAATATCCAGCTTCTGGGGCGGCACCTTCTCCACCTTCATTCTGCTGATCATGGCTCCCGTGCTCGCCATTTTCGCCCTTTCCTTCGGCCCGCCGGAATACTTCCTGCTGGCACTGCTGGGCCTTGCGGGCATCGTTTCCATGGCTGACGAAGAAAGCGGCCTTATCAAATCCATCATCTCCGGTCTGCTCGGCCTCATCATCGCCGTGGTAGGTACCGACCCCATTTCCGGCATGCTTCGTTACACCGCCGGCATGACCGACCTGTTTGAAGGCGTTGCCTTCATGCCCGCGCTCATCGGCATGTTCTCCATTGCCCAGATGCTCGCACTGACCGGCAAGAAAAGCGTTGTGGAAAGTTCTGCTGATGTAGGCGAAATCAAGAAGGAACCCATGCCCAAGGGCCTCTGGAAGTTCATCGGCCTCGGCTCCATCACCGGTACTATCGTGGGTATTTTGCCCGGCGAAGGTGCCACCATTGCAGCCTTCCTTTCCTATAACGTAGCCAAGCGCCGTTCCAAGAACGAACAGCTCTTCGGCAAGGGCAACCCTGAAGGTATTGCCGCTGCCGAAGCAGGCAACAATGGCTGCGTGGGTGGCTCGCTCGTCCCCACGCTGACGCTTGGCATTCCCGGAAACAGCGTTGCTGCGGCACTGCTGGGCGGTCTGCTGGTGCACGGCCTCATTCCCGGCCCCGAGCTCTTCACCAAGCACGGAACCATGACCTATGCCTTCATCCTCTCGCTCTTCCTCGCCAATATCGTATTCCTCATTCTCGGCCTGTACATGGCACCCCGTTTCGCGAAGATCTCCCGCACCCCTGTGGAACTGCTTATTCCCGCCGTCTGCCTCTTCTCGGTGCTCGGCTCCTACGCAATCCACAACAGCGTGCTCGACATCTACCTGTGCCTGCTCTTCGGTGTAGGTGCCATCATCCTGAAGAAAACCGGATTCTCGCTGGGTGCACTCATCCTTGGTCTGATCCTCGGGCCCATCGCCGAAACCGGCTTTGCCCAGGCGCTGATCATGGGCCGCGGCAGCTATGCAATCTTCTTTGCAAGCCCGCAGGCCATTGCACTCTGGATTCTGACCCTGTTGCTGCTGGTACCTCCGCTGATCAACATCGTCAAAAAGCATCGCGCTACTGCTGCCTAG
- a CDS encoding tripartite tricarboxylate transporter TctB family protein has translation MTRKLAELILLGGFLVLAVLLYSSTASYPQSVQGSTAEYVRFLGLSLGILCVAEVLITARAKKKGKKDDNADKKLVVADMPIRFWGLLILLVIYGLTFEILGFYLASGLFLPLAMLLLGARKILSIGLTTIGILGFVYLVFEKLLGVFMPSFSLFG, from the coding sequence ATGACTAGAAAGCTTGCTGAGTTGATCCTTCTCGGCGGATTTCTGGTACTCGCGGTGCTGCTTTACAGCAGCACCGCATCCTACCCGCAATCCGTTCAGGGCTCCACGGCCGAATACGTCAGGTTTCTGGGGCTGAGCCTCGGCATCCTCTGCGTAGCCGAAGTGCTGATCACGGCCAGAGCCAAAAAGAAAGGCAAAAAGGATGACAATGCAGACAAGAAGCTGGTTGTGGCAGACATGCCCATCCGCTTCTGGGGCCTCCTCATTCTGCTCGTCATTTACGGTCTCACGTTTGAAATTCTCGGATTCTATCTGGCTTCCGGCCTGTTCCTGCCCTTGGCCATGTTGCTGTTGGGCGCCAGAAAGATACTTTCCATCGGGCTGACCACAATCGGAATCCTGGGCTTCGTGTACCTCGTTTTCGAGAAACTGCTGGGCGTGTTCATGCCTTCATTCAGCCTCTTCGGTTAA
- a CDS encoding Bug family tripartite tricarboxylate transporter substrate binding protein, which produces MKKLLALLVAMVFAFPGYALADYPEKPITIIVPSKAGGSTDTTARIFINAAKKYWKGADFVVQNVPGSGGQKGFEAIARAKTDGYTIGLLFTTQVVSHIVAKRSIYTLDSFHMMGNTVDDPVLIAVPLESPITDLASFVEAAKAKPLTVAVNGIGSDDFIAAKKFENQIGATFNLLPTKGSTEQKAMILGNHCDASFMNLSQMHSQHKAGTARIIAMMTAERSALLPDVKTAKEQGYNVTMTAVRGFATPAGIDKDILDKLDDLLVKVNSDPDYIADCEKNVFSRLPMSGPDFRTYLDELQVETQKFYDKNPW; this is translated from the coding sequence ATGAAAAAACTTTTGGCCCTGCTCGTTGCAATGGTGTTCGCTTTCCCCGGCTATGCTCTTGCCGACTATCCTGAAAAGCCGATTACCATTATCGTGCCTTCCAAGGCTGGCGGCTCCACCGACACCACCGCCCGCATCTTCATCAATGCTGCCAAGAAGTACTGGAAGGGTGCCGACTTCGTAGTACAGAACGTTCCCGGCTCCGGCGGCCAGAAGGGCTTTGAAGCCATTGCCCGCGCCAAGACCGACGGCTACACCATCGGCCTGCTCTTCACCACGCAGGTTGTTTCCCACATCGTTGCCAAGCGTTCCATCTACACTCTGGACAGCTTCCACATGATGGGCAACACCGTTGACGACCCGGTGCTTATCGCCGTTCCGCTGGAAAGCCCCATCACCGACCTGGCTTCCTTCGTTGAAGCTGCCAAGGCCAAGCCCCTGACCGTAGCCGTAAACGGTATCGGTTCCGACGACTTCATCGCTGCCAAGAAGTTCGAAAACCAGATCGGCGCTACCTTCAACCTGCTGCCCACCAAGGGCTCCACCGAACAGAAGGCCATGATCCTTGGCAACCACTGCGATGCCAGCTTCATGAACCTTTCCCAGATGCACTCCCAGCACAAGGCCGGTACCGCCCGCATCATCGCCATGATGACCGCCGAACGTTCCGCCCTTCTGCCCGACGTGAAGACCGCCAAGGAACAGGGTTACAACGTGACCATGACCGCAGTGCGCGGCTTTGCAACCCCCGCCGGCATCGACAAGGACATTCTGGACAAGCTTGACGACCTGCTCGTGAAGGTCAACAGCGACCCCGACTACATTGCCGACTGCGAAAAGAACGTGTTCAGCCGCCTGCCCATGAGCGGCCCGGATTTCCGCACCTACCTCGATGAACTGCAGGTTGAAACCCAGAAGTTCTACGACAAAAACCCCTGGTAA